A stretch of the Bacillus anthracis str. Vollum genome encodes the following:
- the queA gene encoding tRNA preQ1(34) S-adenosylmethionine ribosyltransferase-isomerase QueA, with protein sequence MDINLFDFHLPEELIAQVPLEERETSRLMVLDRETGDIEHKHFTDILSYLHEGDCLVLNETKVMPARLHGVKEDTGAHIEVLLLKQEEGDKWETLVKPAKRVKEGTVISFGEGKLKATCTGTADQGGRQLEFSYDGIFYEILDELGEMPLPPYIKETLEDRDRYQTVYAKEIGSAAAPTAGLHFTEELLEKLKQKGVELAFITLHVGLGTFRPVSADTIEEHHMHAEYYHMSEETAALLNRVKENGGRIITVGTTSTRTLETIATDHDGKLCAASGWTDIFMYPGYEFKAIDGLITNFHLPKSTLIMLVSAFANRDNVLHAYNEAVKEKYRFFSFGDAMFVASHAKMGNK encoded by the coding sequence ATGGATATTAATCTGTTTGATTTTCATTTACCAGAAGAACTTATTGCACAAGTCCCATTAGAAGAGCGTGAAACATCAAGATTAATGGTGTTAGACCGCGAAACAGGGGATATTGAGCATAAACATTTTACGGACATTCTTTCTTACTTACATGAGGGGGATTGCTTAGTTTTAAATGAAACGAAAGTAATGCCAGCTCGTTTGCACGGTGTGAAAGAAGATACAGGCGCACACATTGAAGTACTTCTTTTAAAACAGGAAGAAGGCGATAAGTGGGAGACGCTTGTTAAGCCAGCGAAACGTGTAAAAGAAGGAACTGTTATCTCTTTTGGCGAAGGGAAATTAAAAGCAACTTGCACAGGAACTGCAGATCAAGGTGGACGTCAGCTTGAATTTTCATATGACGGCATCTTCTATGAAATTTTAGATGAACTTGGAGAAATGCCACTTCCTCCATATATTAAAGAGACGCTAGAAGATCGCGATCGCTATCAAACAGTATATGCGAAAGAAATCGGTTCAGCAGCAGCGCCAACTGCAGGACTTCACTTTACAGAAGAGTTACTGGAGAAGTTAAAACAAAAAGGCGTTGAGTTAGCATTTATTACACTTCACGTAGGGCTTGGAACATTTAGACCAGTTTCTGCTGATACGATTGAAGAGCACCATATGCATGCAGAATATTACCATATGTCTGAAGAGACAGCGGCATTATTAAACCGTGTAAAAGAGAATGGTGGACGTATTATTACGGTAGGTACGACTTCAACTCGTACGTTAGAAACAATTGCGACAGATCATGACGGCAAGCTTTGTGCTGCTTCTGGCTGGACAGACATTTTTATGTACCCAGGTTATGAATTTAAAGCAATTGATGGTTTAATTACAAACTTCCATTTACCGAAATCAACATTAATTATGCTTGTAAGTGCATTTGCAAACAGAGATAATGTACTTCATGCTTATAATGAAGCAGTAAAAGAAAAATATCGTTTCTTTAGCTTCGGTGATGCAATGTTCGTTGCATCTCACGCTAAAATGGGAAACAAATAA
- a CDS encoding DUF2905 domain-containing protein codes for MTEMPKLLITAGILLIVVGLAWKFIGRLPGDIFVKKGNVTFYFPIITCIVLSIVLSFIMYIINRFK; via the coding sequence ATGACGGAGATGCCGAAATTGCTTATTACAGCAGGTATCTTACTTATCGTTGTTGGATTAGCTTGGAAGTTCATTGGAAGGCTTCCAGGCGATATTTTTGTGAAAAAAGGAAACGTTACCTTTTATTTTCCTATCATTACATGTATTGTGTTAAGTATTGTATTATCTTTTATTATGTATATAATAAATCGATTCAAATAA
- the ruvB gene encoding Holliday junction branch migration DNA helicase RuvB has protein sequence MDERLLSGESAYEDADLEYSLRPQTLRQYIGQDKAKHNLEVFIEAAKMREETLDHVLLYGPPGLGKTTLANIIANEMGVNVRTTSGPAIERPGDLAAVLTSLQPGDVLFIDEIHRLHRSIEEVLYPAMEDFCLDIVIGKGPSARSVRLDLPPFTLVGATTRAGALSAPLRDRFGVLSRLEYYTVDQLSAIVERTAEVFEVEIDSLAALEIARRARGTPRIANRLLRRVRDFAQVRGNGTVTMEITQMALELLQVDKLGLDHIDHKLLLGIIEKFHGGPVGLETVSATIGEESHTIEDVYEPYLLQIGFLQRTPRGRIVTPLAYEHFGMEMPKV, from the coding sequence ATGGACGAACGTCTCCTTTCAGGGGAATCTGCATATGAAGATGCGGATTTAGAATATTCATTACGGCCACAGACGCTCCGTCAGTATATTGGCCAAGATAAAGCGAAACATAATTTAGAAGTGTTTATTGAAGCGGCGAAAATGCGTGAAGAAACGTTAGATCACGTGCTTTTATATGGACCACCAGGACTTGGTAAAACGACGCTTGCGAATATTATTGCCAATGAAATGGGCGTAAATGTTAGAACAACTTCAGGTCCAGCAATCGAAAGGCCAGGAGATTTAGCAGCTGTATTAACATCGCTTCAACCAGGGGATGTATTATTTATTGATGAAATTCATCGTTTGCATAGATCAATTGAAGAAGTACTATATCCTGCGATGGAAGATTTTTGCCTTGATATTGTCATTGGAAAAGGACCGTCAGCGCGATCTGTACGTTTAGATTTACCGCCATTTACATTAGTTGGAGCAACGACGCGTGCGGGAGCATTATCAGCGCCATTACGTGACCGTTTCGGTGTACTTTCAAGATTAGAGTATTACACAGTAGATCAGCTTTCTGCGATTGTGGAACGTACAGCAGAAGTATTTGAAGTTGAAATTGATTCGTTAGCTGCACTAGAAATTGCAAGACGTGCTCGTGGTACACCTCGTATTGCGAATCGTTTATTACGACGTGTACGAGATTTCGCACAAGTTCGTGGTAACGGAACAGTTACGATGGAAATTACGCAAATGGCATTAGAATTGCTGCAAGTAGATAAATTAGGTCTAGATCATATTGACCATAAATTATTGCTTGGTATTATTGAAAAATTCCACGGTGGCCCAGTTGGACTAGAAACGGTTTCGGCAACGATTGGAGAAGAATCTCATACGATTGAAGATGTGTATGAGCCATATTTATTACAAATTGGCTTTTTACAACGAACGCCAAGGGGCCGGATTGTAACGCCGCTTGCATATGAGCATTTCGGAATGGAGATGCCAAAAGTATGA
- the ruvA gene encoding Holliday junction DNA helicase RuvA: MFEYVTGYVEYVGPEYVVIDHNGIGYQIFTPNPYVFQRSKQEIRVYTYHYVREDIMALYGFKTREERLLFTKLLGVSGIGPKGALAILASGQTGQVVQAIEHEDEKFLVKFPGVGKKTARQMILDLKGKLADVVPDAFVDLFSDEERFDEKKGSSAELDEALEALRALGYAEREVSRVVPELLKESLTTDQYIKKALSLLLNGKR; this comes from the coding sequence TTGTTTGAATATGTTACAGGTTACGTGGAGTATGTAGGACCGGAATATGTCGTAATTGATCATAATGGAATTGGTTATCAAATTTTCACACCGAATCCGTATGTATTTCAAAGAAGTAAGCAAGAAATCCGTGTCTATACATATCATTATGTGAGAGAAGATATTATGGCACTTTACGGGTTTAAAACACGTGAAGAGCGTTTATTATTTACAAAGTTGTTAGGGGTGTCTGGTATTGGACCAAAAGGTGCTCTTGCAATTTTAGCTTCTGGTCAAACAGGACAGGTCGTTCAAGCGATTGAACATGAAGACGAGAAGTTTTTAGTGAAGTTCCCGGGCGTCGGAAAGAAAACAGCACGCCAAATGATTTTAGATTTAAAAGGAAAACTAGCAGACGTTGTACCAGATGCATTTGTTGATTTATTCTCAGACGAAGAACGTTTTGATGAGAAGAAAGGTTCGTCAGCTGAGCTTGATGAGGCGCTGGAAGCTCTGCGCGCACTTGGATACGCAGAACGAGAAGTTTCTCGCGTTGTACCAGAGTTATTAAAAGAATCATTAACGACGGATCAGTATATTAAAAAGGCACTTAGTCTTTTACTAAATGGTAAGAGGTGA
- a CDS encoding iron-hydroxamate ABC transporter substrate-binding protein yields MKRKLFILFTIMLVVLSIVGCSSQKEESKAKEQPKTKVVKHAKGEATIPVNPKRIVDLSGSTEELLLLGHKPVGTANTYKDKIQKHLTEKLDGVKAVGWYWAPKVDLEAVTALKPDLIILNNRQLKIYDQLEKVAPTVVLETNLEDWRGKFKEVGKLFDEEKKADKWIADYDKKADSLSKKIKEKTKDDSFMFVAVTPQNFRVYGSFGYGDIIFNDLKLPATKGTDLKQTMAQVSLEGLVAFQPDQMFIVNFGGEADKVYEDYKNSAVWKDNKAVKNNHVYEVSNEVFNTKAFNPIGKDMLIDEIAKEILAKNK; encoded by the coding sequence ATGAAACGTAAGCTATTTATTTTATTTACTATTATGCTAGTTGTTCTTTCTATCGTTGGCTGTTCTTCTCAAAAAGAAGAATCAAAAGCAAAAGAACAACCGAAAACAAAAGTTGTAAAACACGCTAAAGGGGAAGCTACAATTCCAGTAAATCCAAAGAGAATTGTTGACTTATCTGGATCAACAGAAGAATTATTACTTCTTGGACACAAACCTGTTGGTACAGCAAATACATACAAAGATAAAATCCAAAAGCATTTGACAGAAAAGCTAGATGGAGTAAAGGCAGTAGGTTGGTACTGGGCACCTAAAGTTGATTTAGAAGCTGTTACTGCTTTGAAACCAGACTTAATTATTTTGAACAATCGTCAATTAAAAATTTATGATCAACTAGAAAAGGTTGCACCGACAGTTGTTCTAGAAACAAACTTAGAAGACTGGCGCGGTAAGTTTAAAGAAGTAGGTAAACTATTTGACGAAGAGAAAAAGGCAGACAAATGGATTGCAGACTACGATAAAAAAGCCGACTCTTTATCTAAAAAGATTAAAGAGAAAACAAAAGATGACAGCTTTATGTTCGTCGCAGTTACACCACAAAACTTCCGTGTATACGGTAGCTTCGGGTACGGTGACATCATCTTTAACGACTTAAAACTTCCAGCAACAAAAGGTACAGATTTAAAACAAACGATGGCGCAAGTATCGCTAGAAGGTCTTGTTGCATTCCAACCTGACCAAATGTTTATTGTAAACTTTGGCGGCGAAGCTGATAAAGTTTACGAAGACTACAAAAATAGTGCTGTTTGGAAAGACAATAAAGCAGTAAAAAATAATCACGTATATGAAGTATCGAATGAAGTCTTCAATACGAAAGCTTTCAATCCAATCGGAAAAGATATGCTAATTGATGAAATCGCAAAAGAAATTTTAGCTAAGAATAAATAA
- a CDS encoding BofC C-terminal domain-containing protein, with translation MKWILIAMQAFVMMFCLVYETNAKAEGPVPKVTEKEPEVTILLERMYVDGEVSEEIFTEKVADLENILQQYKEWQLVDRDDVQIVLQKKVDDISPLLKTSGYFGVSEEGILQIFKGVPKSDNAIHSFFQIDMKKLESYERAKLKRGIRIKSKEGFVKTIEKMKQYAVQNKKKSSSW, from the coding sequence ATGAAATGGATACTGATTGCGATGCAAGCTTTCGTTATGATGTTTTGTCTCGTTTATGAAACGAATGCGAAGGCGGAAGGGCCAGTACCAAAAGTAACAGAAAAAGAACCGGAAGTTACAATTTTATTAGAGCGAATGTATGTTGATGGCGAAGTAAGTGAGGAAATCTTTACAGAAAAAGTGGCGGATTTAGAAAACATTTTACAGCAGTATAAAGAATGGCAACTCGTTGATCGTGATGATGTGCAAATTGTATTACAAAAGAAAGTTGATGATATTTCTCCGTTATTGAAAACGAGCGGTTATTTTGGAGTATCAGAGGAAGGGATATTACAAATTTTCAAAGGTGTACCGAAAAGTGATAATGCGATTCATTCCTTCTTTCAAATTGATATGAAAAAGCTTGAGAGTTATGAGCGTGCGAAATTGAAGCGCGGTATTCGGATTAAATCAAAAGAAGGTTTTGTGAAGACGATTGAAAAAATGAAACAATACGCAGTGCAAAATAAGAAAAAAAGCAGCTCATGGTGA
- a CDS encoding DMT family transporter — protein MLYMVICGTLIGYIVFNKGVEELGASKASMYLNLTPIVATCISVVLYGAAVTWKQIAGMIIVLIGVYIATVQSNKDIKKLSSNQYVSK, from the coding sequence ATGTTGTATATGGTCATATGCGGGACGTTAATTGGATATATCGTGTTTAATAAAGGAGTAGAAGAGCTAGGTGCAAGCAAAGCGAGTATGTATTTAAATCTAACGCCTATTGTAGCTACTTGCATATCAGTTGTCTTATATGGAGCAGCTGTTACGTGGAAACAAATAGCTGGAATGATAATTGTGTTAATCGGTGTTTATATAGCAACGGTACAATCCAATAAAGATATAAAGAAGCTTTCAAGTAATCAATATGTTTCGAAATAG
- a CDS encoding DMT family transporter encodes MNRINRMYVMMLFVPLFWGGSFATAEHVLTEIPPITAATIRFGLAGCILIGIVFMKSEWNTSLLLKNWKGLLFVSLTGIFGYNVFFFMGLNYTSTLNGSLIIATMPVFVTLGAILFFKESWSTKVGMSLILSLIGVIVVITSGSMDTLMSLSFNKGDLLFIAALICGVLYSLTGKKVMRGVSPLLTTMSMTVLGTVFLAGLSLYEDGWGKVGAFSLQDG; translated from the coding sequence ATGAACAGAATAAATCGTATGTATGTAATGATGTTATTTGTTCCTTTGTTTTGGGGTGGGTCTTTTGCAACAGCAGAGCATGTCCTTACTGAAATTCCACCGATTACTGCGGCAACAATTCGTTTTGGTTTAGCAGGTTGTATTTTAATAGGCATAGTTTTTATGAAATCTGAATGGAATACAAGTTTGTTATTAAAGAATTGGAAAGGGCTGTTATTTGTATCATTAACAGGTATTTTTGGCTATAATGTTTTTTTCTTTATGGGACTTAACTATACTTCTACTCTGAATGGCTCGCTTATTATTGCTACAATGCCCGTTTTTGTAACATTGGGAGCAATATTATTTTTTAAAGAGTCTTGGAGTACAAAAGTCGGAATGAGTTTAATTTTGTCCCTTATCGGTGTAATAGTTGTGATTACGAGTGGTTCAATGGATACACTTATGTCTTTGTCATTTAATAAGGGAGATCTTTTATTTATAGCTGCTTTAATCTGTGGGGTGTTATATAGCTTAACAGGCAAAAAAGTTATGAGAGGTGTCTCCCCTTTGTTAACTACAATGAGTATGACGGTATTGGGTACTGTGTTTTTAGCAGGCCTTTCTCTATATGAAGATGGATGGGGAAAGGTTGGGGCGTTTTCTCTACAGGATGGATAG
- a CDS encoding ArsR/SmtB family transcription factor: MENFECRNTEVVLEKFQVVTPIFQALGDENRQQIIMLLLENKQMNVTQITDKMGISRPAVSHHLKILRQAELIVADRHGKEIFYSIIAGEFLKQVKDLLQAIESNY, from the coding sequence ATGGAGAATTTTGAATGTAGAAATACAGAAGTTGTATTAGAGAAATTTCAGGTTGTAACACCTATATTTCAGGCGTTGGGAGATGAGAATCGTCAGCAAATTATTATGCTGCTGTTAGAAAACAAACAGATGAATGTAACGCAAATAACAGATAAAATGGGGATTTCTAGACCAGCTGTTTCGCATCATTTGAAAATTTTAAGACAAGCAGAACTAATTGTAGCGGATCGGCATGGAAAAGAAATTTTTTATTCTATAATAGCTGGAGAATTTTTAAAACAGGTGAAGGATTTACTACAAGCAATAGAGTCAAATTATTAA
- a CDS encoding branched-chain amino acid ABC transporter substrate-binding protein has product MKKIKDERLILQTLKNIRIVFLFQYIGVVGILGYIGLTEGMDQITKSPLWLLFMLTSILLAYLQLSVSIDVEEGEKEIKLTPYYKLVLRSLIVGIVMAIIYIIFSPERPLFEAILTGSILFICFLVSYSISYFIKKRRLQDDDE; this is encoded by the coding sequence GTGAAAAAAATAAAGGATGAACGTCTCATTCTGCAAACATTGAAAAATATACGTATTGTCTTTCTTTTTCAATACATTGGCGTAGTTGGAATTTTAGGCTATATTGGATTGACTGAAGGAATGGATCAAATTACGAAATCTCCATTGTGGCTATTATTTATGCTTACGAGTATTTTACTTGCTTATTTACAGTTAAGTGTTTCAATCGATGTAGAAGAAGGCGAAAAGGAAATAAAGTTAACTCCTTATTACAAACTTGTTTTACGCTCTCTTATTGTAGGAATCGTTATGGCTATTATTTATATCATTTTCAGTCCAGAAAGACCTCTATTTGAAGCTATTTTAACAGGTAGTATTCTCTTCATATGCTTTTTAGTTTCTTATTCCATTAGTTATTTTATTAAAAAGCGTCGTTTACAAGACGACGATGAATAA
- a CDS encoding YhcN/YlaJ family sporulation lipoprotein, which produces MNTKVKVIAASLLVTSALAACGTPKDNNAMDGRNYNYERTSYNDTHQYRDNVTRNDRYTDYVTYRNGRNDTGYNYYRDVNYNGQIANPHPTRNITMNNSYINNDGKTAEKITNRVKRMNNVDRVSTVVYGNDVAIAVKPRNTVTNETAMANEIRQAVANEVGNRNVYVSVRNDMFTRVDAMSTRLRNGTVTNDFNRDIVNMFRDIRYGLTGTVR; this is translated from the coding sequence TTGAATACGAAAGTAAAAGTGATTGCTGCTTCTTTGTTAGTTACCAGTGCATTAGCTGCATGTGGTACACCAAAAGATAACAATGCAATGGATGGACGTAACTACAATTACGAGCGTACATCTTATAATGATACACACCAGTATCGTGATAATGTAACGCGTAACGATCGTTATACAGACTATGTAACATATAGAAATGGTCGTAATGATACAGGATACAACTATTACCGTGATGTAAATTACAACGGTCAAATTGCTAATCCGCATCCAACACGTAATATTACAATGAACAATTCATACATCAACAATGATGGCAAAACTGCAGAAAAAATTACAAATCGTGTGAAACGTATGAATAACGTAGACCGTGTGTCTACAGTTGTATATGGAAATGATGTAGCGATTGCGGTAAAACCACGTAACACAGTTACAAATGAAACGGCAATGGCGAACGAAATTCGTCAAGCTGTTGCAAATGAAGTTGGAAACAGAAATGTATATGTTTCTGTAAGAAATGACATGTTTACTCGTGTCGATGCAATGAGTACACGCTTACGTAACGGTACAGTTACAAACGATTTTAATCGTGACATAGTGAATATGTTCCGAGACATTCGTTACGGTTTAACTGGTACAGTGCGATAA
- the nadA gene encoding quinolinate synthase NadA encodes MSILEKVQPIETMLPERYYTMSTEDMEKRVREIKEKMGETLFIPGHHYQKDEVVQFSDAAGDSLQLAQVAASNKEAKYIVFCGVHFMAETADMLTTDEQVVILPDMRAGCSMADMADIEQTERAWEELTKLFGDTMIPLTYVNSTAAIKAFCGRNGGATVTSSNAKQMVSWAFTQKERLVFLPDQHLGRNTAYDLGIPLDKMAVWDPHTDSLEYDGDIEEIQVILWKGHCSVHQNFTVKNIENVRKNHPDMNIIVHPECCYEVVAASDYAGSTKYIIDMIESAPSGSKWAIGTEMNLVNRIIQQHPDKEIVSLNPFMCPCLTMNRIDLPHLLWALETIERGEEINVISVDKQVTEEAVLALNRMLERV; translated from the coding sequence ATGAGTATTTTAGAAAAAGTACAACCGATTGAAACGATGTTACCAGAGCGTTATTACACGATGTCAACAGAAGATATGGAAAAGCGGGTTCGTGAAATTAAAGAAAAAATGGGGGAAACGCTATTTATTCCAGGACATCATTACCAAAAAGATGAAGTGGTACAATTTTCTGATGCGGCAGGAGATTCACTTCAGCTTGCGCAAGTTGCAGCGAGCAATAAAGAAGCGAAATATATTGTATTTTGCGGTGTACACTTTATGGCAGAAACAGCAGATATGTTAACAACAGATGAACAAGTTGTCATCTTACCAGATATGCGTGCAGGTTGTTCGATGGCAGATATGGCAGATATTGAACAAACAGAAAGAGCATGGGAAGAGCTCACGAAATTATTTGGAGATACGATGATTCCGTTAACGTATGTAAACTCTACGGCTGCCATTAAAGCGTTTTGTGGTCGTAATGGCGGAGCAACAGTAACGTCTTCTAATGCTAAACAAATGGTATCTTGGGCGTTTACGCAAAAAGAGCGTCTCGTCTTTTTACCGGATCAACATTTAGGGAGAAATACAGCGTACGACTTAGGTATCCCGTTAGATAAAATGGCAGTATGGGATCCACATACTGATTCATTAGAGTACGATGGAGATATAGAAGAAATTCAAGTGATTTTATGGAAAGGGCATTGTTCAGTTCACCAAAACTTTACAGTGAAAAATATAGAGAATGTACGGAAAAATCATCCAGATATGAATATTATTGTACATCCGGAATGTTGCTATGAAGTTGTAGCTGCTTCGGATTATGCAGGTTCAACGAAATACATTATTGATATGATTGAATCGGCTCCATCCGGAAGTAAATGGGCGATTGGTACAGAAATGAATTTAGTGAACCGAATTATTCAACAACACCCAGATAAAGAAATTGTTTCACTTAATCCGTTTATGTGTCCATGTTTAACGATGAACCGAATTGATTTGCCGCACTTATTATGGGCACTTGAAACGATAGAAAGAGGAGAAGAAATTAACGTTATTAGCGTAGATAAACAAGTAACTGAAGAAGCGGTTCTTGCATTAAATCGTATGTTAGAGCGTGTGTGA
- the nadC gene encoding carboxylating nicotinate-nucleotide diphosphorylase → MNRIKVKEALNRFFLEDIGERDVTSQLIFPDNLLSKGTFLAKDTGVFTGRLVIEEGFNLIDERIKVELHKKDGDLVEKGEIIATVQGPIASLLTAERVILNVIQRMSGIATMTRKAVLALDSSHTRICDTRKTMPGLRMFDKYAVVCGGGFNHRFGLYDGVMIKDNHIAFAGSITKAVTSVKEKLGHMVKVEVETETEEQVREAVAAGADIIMFDNRTPDEIREFSKIVPSAIVTEASGGITIEDLSKYGKTGVDYISLGALTHSVKALDISFNIEA, encoded by the coding sequence ATGAATAGGATAAAAGTGAAAGAAGCATTAAATCGATTTTTTCTAGAAGATATAGGAGAAAGAGATGTAACATCTCAGCTTATTTTTCCAGACAATTTACTTTCAAAAGGAACGTTTCTTGCGAAAGATACAGGGGTCTTTACGGGACGTTTAGTCATTGAAGAGGGGTTTAATTTAATCGATGAGAGAATTAAAGTGGAGCTTCATAAAAAAGATGGAGATCTTGTAGAAAAAGGCGAAATAATCGCAACTGTCCAAGGGCCAATCGCATCGTTATTAACGGCAGAGCGCGTTATATTAAACGTTATCCAGCGTATGAGCGGAATAGCGACGATGACGCGTAAAGCGGTTCTCGCTTTAGATAGCAGCCATACACGCATTTGTGATACGCGAAAAACGATGCCAGGGCTACGTATGTTTGATAAGTATGCAGTTGTATGCGGAGGCGGATTTAATCACCGTTTCGGTTTATATGACGGTGTCATGATTAAAGACAATCATATTGCTTTTGCTGGCTCTATTACGAAAGCTGTTACATCGGTAAAAGAAAAATTAGGGCATATGGTGAAAGTAGAAGTGGAAACAGAAACGGAGGAACAAGTGAGAGAGGCCGTAGCTGCTGGTGCGGATATTATTATGTTCGATAACCGTACGCCAGATGAGATTCGAGAGTTTTCAAAGATTGTCCCAAGTGCCATCGTTACAGAAGCTTCAGGAGGCATTACAATTGAAGATTTATCGAAATACGGAAAAACAGGGGTAGATTATATTTCACTTGGAGCGTTAACACATTCAGTGAAAGCACTTGATATTAGTTTTAATATTGAGGCGTAA
- the nadB gene encoding L-aspartate oxidase: protein MPSADVLIIGSGIAALRVAKEICHEKNVIIITKETNRNNNTHLAQGGIAAAVATYDNPNDHFEDTLVAGCRYNNEDVVRYLVEEGPKEMKNLIENGMQFDGDETGPHLGKEGAHRKRRILHAGGDATGKNLLEHFIQEVVPHVTVVEQEMVLDFIIESEKCVGVLTRNSEGKLKRYDADYTVLASGGVGGLYAFTSNDKTITGDGLAMVYRAGGELVDLEFVQFHPTMLYAGGQCCGLVSEAVRGEGAVLINGKGQRFMMDIHDDYDLAPRDVVARAIHEQLLSGEKVYLNIESIQNFQERFPTVSALCKKNGVDITKKRIPVVPGAHFHMGGVKTNIDGETSIPNLYAVGEVACNGVHGANRLASNSLLEGLVFGKRIGQHILTKATKDKLNDFAEKEKKFIVLNHLPTKEEIQECMMKYVGIVRTEQSLSYAKRWLSKYGVRNMILQHDALTNEEITLINMLTVCELIVVSALQREESIGGHYRSDYPHRNSAQKEIIRVKRKLQLV from the coding sequence ATGCCAAGTGCAGATGTCTTAATTATTGGAAGTGGTATTGCGGCACTTCGTGTTGCAAAAGAGATTTGCCACGAAAAGAATGTGATTATTATCACAAAGGAAACGAATCGTAATAATAATACACATTTAGCGCAAGGTGGAATTGCCGCAGCGGTTGCTACATATGACAATCCGAATGATCATTTTGAAGATACGTTAGTAGCAGGATGTCGTTATAACAATGAAGATGTGGTCCGTTATTTAGTTGAAGAAGGACCGAAAGAAATGAAGAATCTCATTGAAAATGGAATGCAATTTGATGGAGATGAAACGGGTCCCCATCTTGGAAAAGAAGGCGCACATCGAAAGCGTCGCATTTTACATGCAGGTGGCGATGCAACAGGAAAGAATTTATTAGAGCATTTCATTCAAGAAGTAGTTCCGCATGTTACGGTAGTGGAACAGGAAATGGTGCTTGATTTTATTATAGAAAGTGAAAAATGTGTTGGAGTTTTAACGCGAAATAGTGAAGGGAAGTTGAAGCGTTATGATGCAGATTATACTGTGCTAGCCTCAGGCGGGGTTGGTGGTTTATACGCCTTTACTTCTAATGATAAAACAATTACGGGTGATGGACTTGCGATGGTATACCGCGCAGGCGGCGAGCTCGTAGATTTAGAGTTTGTACAATTTCATCCAACAATGTTATATGCAGGCGGGCAATGCTGTGGCCTCGTTTCTGAAGCTGTCCGTGGTGAAGGAGCTGTCCTTATAAATGGAAAAGGGCAGCGTTTTATGATGGATATACACGATGATTACGATCTCGCACCGCGTGATGTGGTGGCAAGAGCGATTCATGAACAGCTTTTGTCGGGTGAAAAAGTGTATTTGAATATTGAGTCTATCCAAAATTTCCAAGAACGTTTTCCAACTGTATCAGCATTGTGTAAAAAGAATGGTGTTGATATTACTAAAAAACGCATTCCGGTCGTACCCGGAGCTCATTTTCATATGGGCGGTGTGAAAACAAACATTGATGGGGAGACGTCTATTCCAAATTTATATGCAGTCGGTGAAGTAGCTTGTAATGGTGTTCATGGAGCAAATAGATTAGCGAGTAATTCGTTATTAGAAGGTCTTGTGTTTGGAAAAAGAATAGGACAACATATTTTAACGAAAGCGACAAAAGACAAATTGAACGACTTCGCTGAGAAGGAAAAGAAATTTATCGTTCTAAATCATTTGCCGACGAAAGAAGAAATACAAGAATGCATGATGAAATATGTTGGGATTGTACGAACAGAGCAAAGTTTATCTTATGCGAAGAGATGGCTTAGTAAATACGGTGTTCGAAATATGATATTACAACATGATGCTCTTACAAATGAAGAGATAACGCTTATTAATATGTTAACAGTTTGTGAGCTTATCGTTGTATCAGCTTTACAAAGAGAAGAGAGTATTGGTGGTCATTATCGAAGTGATTATCCACATAGAAATAGCGCACAAAAAGAGATCATTCGAGTGAAAAGAAAACTACAACTTGTGTAA